In Aureibaculum algae, the following are encoded in one genomic region:
- a CDS encoding RNA-binding domain-containing protein: MLSTTEIKSLIASGEGYNVEFKKSTPSKVKEITEEICAFANAAGGAVLIGVDDSNVVQGVTFNNAKHSALQNSINEITPALHCDIYIVNIEAKDIVIIEVPSGVNKPYVLSGAIYVRQGPNSQKLTTVEEMRDFFQQADRIYYDEAPCKEIDLKKHIPKVNIDQFKLLAGLGSVVPNEQIFNSLKLFTKEGFVKNGAALFFAENPEQFFEKAVIRCIAFDGIDKRYIVDNKMMTGTLYQQFLQAMTWLKTKLNVRYDIEGTGSQPRKELWEIPETVFKEAIINALAHRDYYDKGARITIEVFIDRVEVSNPGGLISGIPKNEFGKRSLSRNPLIFGLFERIRMVEQVGSGISRMRDLMIEENLTPPEFNTEGIFTVTLRRPFDFDRWVDKWVDNLTDNRVNIIKAIHKNNKVTKRELEEIVSLSPTAIDNNLDALKDLGLIERVGSAKGGHWKINYILP; encoded by the coding sequence ATGTTAAGCACCACCGAAATAAAATCACTTATTGCTTCTGGAGAGGGATACAATGTCGAATTTAAAAAAAGTACTCCAAGTAAGGTTAAGGAAATTACGGAAGAAATTTGTGCATTTGCCAACGCTGCTGGAGGTGCGGTTCTTATTGGAGTCGATGATAGCAATGTTGTTCAAGGAGTCACTTTTAATAATGCAAAACATTCTGCGCTTCAAAATTCAATCAATGAAATAACACCAGCATTACATTGTGATATTTATATTGTAAATATTGAGGCGAAAGATATAGTAATAATAGAAGTGCCTTCTGGTGTCAATAAACCGTATGTACTTTCAGGAGCAATTTATGTACGTCAAGGACCTAATTCTCAAAAACTGACTACAGTTGAAGAAATGAGAGATTTCTTCCAACAAGCAGACAGAATTTATTATGATGAAGCACCATGCAAAGAAATTGATTTAAAAAAACATATCCCAAAAGTCAATATAGACCAATTTAAGTTATTAGCAGGATTAGGTTCTGTTGTACCCAATGAGCAGATTTTCAATAGTCTTAAATTATTTACTAAAGAGGGTTTTGTAAAAAACGGAGCAGCCTTATTCTTTGCCGAAAACCCTGAACAATTTTTTGAAAAAGCAGTTATTCGTTGCATAGCTTTTGATGGTATTGATAAAAGATATATTGTTGATAATAAAATGATGACAGGTACGCTGTACCAACAGTTTCTTCAAGCGATGACTTGGTTAAAAACAAAACTAAATGTACGTTATGACATAGAAGGAACGGGTTCACAACCACGTAAAGAACTTTGGGAAATTCCCGAGACAGTTTTTAAAGAAGCTATAATTAATGCTTTAGCACATAGAGATTATTATGATAAAGGAGCTCGTATTACTATTGAAGTATTTATAGATAGAGTTGAAGTTTCAAATCCTGGTGGTTTAATAAGTGGTATTCCTAAAAATGAATTTGGTAAAAGAAGTTTGAGTAGAAATCCTTTAATATTTGGTCTTTTTGAAAGAATAAGAATGGTAGAACAAGTAGGTTCTGGTATTAGTAGAATGAGAGATTTAATGATTGAGGAAAACTTAACTCCACCTGAATTTAATACAGAAGGAATATTTACGGTTACATTAAGAAGACCTTTTGATTTTGACAGGTGGGTTGATAAGTGGGTAGATAATCTAACTGATAATAGGGTTAATATTATCAAAGCTATTCACAAAAACAATAAAGTTACCAAAAGAGAACTTGAAGAAATAGTTAGCTTAAGTCCTACTGCTATTGATAATAATCTAGATGCTCTAAAAGATTTAGGTCTTATAGAAAGAGTTGGTAGTGCAAAAGGAGGTCATTGGAAAATTAATTATATACTTCCATAA
- a CDS encoding N-acetylmuramoyl-L-alanine amidase family protein: MHTKKVIVIDPGHGGKDTGAIGINGILEKKVVLNIATEIIRLNKTLFEDKFDIYLTRYSDTLISLSDRSRLAKTLKADVFVSLHCNSSSTSSKGMDVYVHNTNIYEENLKSSITLGWCILEESTLKLGFKKRGVRFANFQVLRETVAYCPSVLLEMGFITNSDETDYFLEPKNIKAMALAVLMGLYNYLNIEL; encoded by the coding sequence TTGCACACTAAAAAAGTTATTGTCATCGACCCCGGGCATGGTGGAAAAGATACCGGTGCAATTGGTATAAATGGTATTCTGGAAAAGAAGGTGGTTTTAAATATTGCAACCGAAATAATTAGGCTTAATAAAACCTTATTTGAGGACAAGTTTGATATTTATTTAACACGGTATTCTGATACCTTGATTTCCTTATCGGATAGAAGCCGATTGGCTAAAACCTTAAAGGCGGATGTATTTGTGTCATTACATTGTAATTCATCCAGCACTTCTTCAAAAGGAATGGATGTTTACGTGCATAATACCAATATCTATGAAGAAAACTTGAAAAGTTCTATAACATTGGGATGGTGTATTTTAGAGGAAAGTACCCTAAAATTGGGCTTTAAAAAACGTGGCGTCCGATTTGCAAATTTTCAAGTGTTGCGTGAAACAGTTGCTTATTGTCCATCTGTACTCCTTGAAATGGGCTTTATTACGAACTCTGATGAAACAGATTATTTTTTAGAACCTAAAAATATCAAGGCTATGGCACTGGCTGTTTTAATGGGATTGTATAACTATTTAAATATTGAATTATGA
- a CDS encoding ATPase, whose amino-acid sequence MISQKPHIIVEDSVQYQLGELKENQIHYDFDKLLIYLDVKGKLLFGKKFKIFEEDREIVFKLCNYFIQEEVNCKKLGIDINKGILLSGPVGCGKTSLMKLLPSIVPHHRIYQITPTRNVAFAFNHTGYKTIEHFGNQKFYCFDDLGVEPTGRFFGKDCNVMGEILLSRYDLFLKHKIKTHATTNLNAKELEDRYGNRVRSRMRQLFNLVAFEKSSEDKRI is encoded by the coding sequence ATGATAAGTCAAAAACCACATATTATTGTTGAGGACAGTGTGCAATACCAATTGGGAGAACTGAAAGAAAATCAAATTCATTATGATTTTGATAAATTGCTTATTTACCTCGATGTCAAAGGAAAACTATTATTTGGTAAGAAATTTAAAATTTTTGAGGAAGATCGTGAGATAGTATTCAAGCTCTGCAATTATTTTATCCAAGAGGAAGTAAATTGTAAAAAATTGGGTATTGACATTAACAAAGGCATCTTGCTTTCCGGTCCTGTTGGCTGCGGAAAAACCAGTTTAATGAAACTATTACCATCCATTGTTCCACATCATAGAATTTACCAGATTACTCCAACTCGCAATGTCGCTTTTGCTTTTAATCATACCGGCTATAAGACCATTGAACATTTTGGGAATCAAAAGTTTTATTGTTTTGATGATTTAGGGGTAGAGCCTACCGGGAGATTTTTTGGAAAAGATTGTAATGTCATGGGCGAAATATTACTTTCTCGTTATGATTTATTTTTAAAGCATAAAATCAAGACTCATGCAACCACGAATTTAAATGCCAAAGAATTAGAGGATCGTTATGGCAATCGGGTACGTTCCCGGATGCGGCAGTTGTTTAATTTGGTTGCATTTGAAAAGAGCAGCGAAGATAAGCGAATATAA
- a CDS encoding helix-turn-helix domain-containing protein: MPTTIITTEDLLEFKMELLDDIKQLLNNQSGQITKKWLKSPEVRELLGISPGTLQNLRINGTLVYTKIGGVLYYDYEEIMNLMEKNRVPNKF, translated from the coding sequence ATGCCAACAACAATTATTACAACGGAAGATCTTCTAGAGTTCAAAATGGAACTACTCGATGATATCAAACAACTACTGAACAACCAATCTGGTCAAATAACCAAGAAATGGCTAAAATCTCCAGAAGTTCGAGAATTATTAGGTATTTCTCCAGGAACTTTGCAAAACTTAAGAATTAATGGAACATTAGTCTATACCAAAATTGGTGGGGTACTCTATTACGATTATGAAGAAATAATGAATTTGATGGAAAAGAACCGAGTACCTAACAAATTCTAG